In Sphingomonas panacisoli, one genomic interval encodes:
- the purE gene encoding 5-(carboxyamino)imidazole ribonucleotide mutase: protein MEPLVGIIMGSTSDWETMRHAAEKLDELGVPHETKVVSAHRTPQRLYDYATSAADRGLKVIIAGAGGAAHLPGMAASMTHLPVLGVPVESKALKGADSLYSIVQMPGGVPVGTLAIGKPGAINAGLLAAAILATSDAALADRLKAWRAAQTDSVAIDPE, encoded by the coding sequence ATGGAACCCTTGGTCGGCATCATCATGGGCAGCACCTCCGATTGGGAGACGATGCGCCACGCCGCCGAGAAGCTCGACGAACTGGGTGTCCCGCACGAGACAAAGGTGGTGTCGGCGCACCGCACGCCGCAGCGGTTGTACGACTATGCGACCAGCGCCGCCGACCGCGGACTGAAGGTCATCATCGCGGGCGCCGGGGGTGCCGCGCACTTGCCCGGCATGGCAGCGTCGATGACGCATTTGCCGGTGCTCGGCGTGCCGGTCGAGAGCAAGGCGCTGAAGGGCGCGGACAGCCTCTATTCGATCGTCCAGATGCCGGGCGGCGTGCCGGTGGGGACGCTCGCGATCGGCAAGCCCGGGGCGATCAACGCCGGGCTGCTGGCGGCGGCGATCCTGGCGACGTCGGACGCCGCGCTGGCCGATCGGCTCAAGGCCTGGCGCGCCGCGCAGACCGACAGCGTGGCGATCGACCCCGAATGA
- a CDS encoding 5-(carboxyamino)imidazole ribonucleotide synthase: protein MKTLPPGSTIGILGGGQLGRMLASAAAELGYHTHILAPDAESVAAQAASSFTRADYHSRIVLDEMAAKCDVVTYEFENIAIDPVDYLSTKVPVHPAPAALAIAQDRASEKAFVDGIGGRTAPWRRVDSLTELETALAEIGAPAILKTLRLGYDGKGQVRITAADEAEAAWHAIGQRPAILEGFVDFSHEFSIILARGADGAMVSYPPPWNRHVDGILATSSLPAPPEIAAQWGIAAALTGRIADALGYVGVLTCEFFATADGPVLNEMAPRVHNSGHWTIEGAVASQFENHVRAICGLPLGDTALTAPAVEMENLIGDAAGRWKEILAEPGAHLHLYGKGDARPGRKMGHVTRLQRTL from the coding sequence ATGAAGACGCTGCCGCCCGGATCGACCATCGGCATCCTGGGCGGCGGACAGCTCGGGCGGATGCTGGCGAGCGCCGCGGCGGAACTCGGCTATCACACGCACATCCTCGCTCCCGATGCGGAAAGCGTCGCGGCGCAAGCGGCATCCAGCTTCACCCGCGCCGATTATCACAGCCGCATCGTGCTCGACGAGATGGCGGCGAAGTGCGACGTCGTGACCTACGAGTTCGAGAATATCGCGATCGATCCGGTCGATTATCTATCGACCAAGGTGCCGGTCCACCCCGCCCCGGCCGCGCTCGCCATTGCGCAGGATCGCGCGAGCGAGAAAGCGTTCGTCGACGGGATTGGCGGCCGCACCGCGCCATGGCGGCGCGTAGATAGCCTCACCGAACTCGAAACCGCGCTAGCGGAGATCGGCGCACCGGCGATCCTCAAGACGTTGCGGCTCGGCTATGACGGCAAGGGCCAGGTACGCATCACCGCGGCCGACGAAGCCGAGGCCGCGTGGCACGCGATCGGCCAGCGTCCGGCGATCCTCGAAGGGTTCGTCGACTTCTCCCACGAATTCTCGATCATCCTCGCGCGCGGCGCGGACGGGGCGATGGTCAGCTATCCGCCGCCATGGAACCGGCATGTCGACGGCATCCTCGCCACCTCGTCGCTGCCCGCGCCGCCGGAGATCGCCGCGCAATGGGGCATCGCCGCCGCGCTGACTGGCCGGATCGCCGACGCGCTGGGCTATGTCGGCGTGCTGACCTGCGAGTTCTTCGCGACCGCCGACGGCCCGGTGCTCAACGAAATGGCCCCGCGCGTGCACAATTCGGGGCATTGGACGATCGAGGGCGCGGTCGCATCGCAATTCGAGAACCACGTCCGCGCAATCTGCGGCCTGCCGCTCGGCGACACCGCGCTGACGGCGCCGGCGGTCGAGATGGAAAACCTGATCGGCGATGCCGCCGGGCGCTGGAAGGAAATCCTCGCCGAGCCGGGCGCCCACCTGCACCTCTACGGCAAGGGAGACGCCCGTCCGGGCCGGAAGATGGGACACGTCACCCGGTTGCAGCGGACGCTCTGA
- a CDS encoding M16 family metallopeptidase: protein MNRKLIALSGVALLALAAPTVAVSQTAAPVGTLAKSVDIPFTQFTLKNGLRVVVHTDRKAPIVAVSIWYNVGSKMEPAGKTGFAHLFEHLMFNGSENAPGDFFVPLKEVGATDFNGTTYFDRTNYFETVPTPALERALFLESDRMGYLTGAITQSVLDEQRGVVQNEKRQGDNEPYGLFDYKQLSGLFPKGHPYEHSTIGSMADLDSASLADVKGWFKEHYGPNNAVLVLAGDIDVATAKTLAEKYFGGIPAGPVTKLPVVTVPTLASAKYEVMKDRVATTRLTRSWAVPGSDNPENIALDVTADALGGGASSRLYDVLVRKERLAVRVQASNQTFAQVGIFGIEVDVRPGVDPAVVAKRLDALVAEYVASGPTADELLRYQVGNISDRMKGLEQVGGFGGKAVALAQGALYQNDPGFYKKEMAELAAETPAKVKAVTAKWLSRPVYALDIVPGPRDAYEEAAAPPKPVAAAADVPAKGTRGGVPASGSIADLAFPKVERATLANGMTLVYAQRATTPVTRVAISFDAGVAADVPTALGTQQLTLNTMSAGTTSLSALEYAQARDRLGADIGSGSSFDRTTFSLDVPSANLAPGVALFADVLRNPAFAPGEVERIKNQQLTGIASELTNPNALAFRAVPLLAYGPASPYAKAFGGGDSKALAKLTRDDLIAFRQAWLRPDKATVFVVSDRPLAEVKAALDAKFGDWKMDGAGGTKGDLKATAPATPKIVLIDRPDSPQSVIVGIVPTGLVGTDELLPVIAANDGLGGGFLGRINMDLREDKHWSYGAGGFFQRAAGATPYIVSAGVQADRTGDSLTAVMGDMAGYLGDKPMTQVEYDRAIAGSIRSLPGGFETSRAVLGAMQNNILYKRPDDYYAGIAARYRALTLPQLRSVMASALDPKKLVWVVVGDAKTVRAQLDKVGLPVEVVPAASLGAR, encoded by the coding sequence ATGAACCGCAAGCTCATCGCGCTGTCCGGCGTCGCTCTCCTCGCGCTCGCCGCACCGACCGTCGCCGTGTCGCAGACCGCCGCCCCGGTCGGCACGCTCGCCAAGTCGGTCGATATCCCCTTCACCCAGTTCACGTTGAAGAACGGCCTGCGCGTCGTCGTCCATACCGACCGCAAGGCGCCGATCGTCGCGGTCAGCATCTGGTACAATGTCGGGTCGAAGATGGAGCCCGCCGGCAAGACTGGCTTCGCGCATCTGTTCGAGCATCTGATGTTCAACGGCAGCGAGAATGCGCCGGGCGACTTCTTCGTGCCGCTCAAGGAAGTCGGCGCGACCGATTTCAACGGCACGACTTATTTCGACCGCACCAACTATTTCGAGACGGTGCCGACACCGGCGCTGGAGCGGGCTTTGTTCCTCGAAAGCGACCGGATGGGGTACCTGACCGGCGCGATCACCCAGAGCGTGCTCGACGAGCAGCGCGGCGTGGTCCAGAACGAGAAGCGCCAGGGCGACAACGAACCTTACGGCCTGTTCGACTACAAACAGCTGTCGGGCCTGTTCCCCAAGGGGCATCCGTACGAGCATTCGACGATCGGATCGATGGCCGATCTCGATTCCGCCAGCCTCGCCGACGTGAAGGGCTGGTTCAAGGAGCATTACGGCCCGAACAACGCCGTGCTGGTGCTGGCGGGCGACATCGACGTCGCGACCGCGAAGACACTGGCGGAGAAGTATTTCGGCGGCATCCCGGCGGGCCCGGTGACCAAGCTGCCGGTGGTGACGGTGCCGACGCTCGCCTCGGCCAAATACGAGGTGATGAAGGATCGCGTCGCGACCACGCGGCTGACTCGGTCCTGGGCGGTTCCCGGCAGCGACAATCCCGAGAACATCGCGCTCGACGTGACCGCCGATGCGCTGGGCGGCGGCGCGAGCTCGCGGCTGTACGACGTGCTGGTTCGCAAGGAGCGGCTGGCGGTGCGTGTCCAGGCCAGCAACCAGACCTTTGCGCAGGTCGGCATTTTCGGGATCGAGGTCGACGTGCGCCCGGGGGTCGATCCGGCCGTGGTCGCCAAGCGGCTCGACGCGCTGGTCGCCGAATATGTCGCGAGCGGTCCGACCGCCGACGAATTGCTGCGCTACCAAGTCGGCAACATCAGCGACCGGATGAAGGGGCTGGAACAGGTCGGCGGGTTCGGCGGCAAGGCCGTGGCGCTGGCGCAGGGCGCGCTCTATCAGAACGATCCGGGCTTCTACAAAAAGGAGATGGCCGAACTCGCGGCGGAAACGCCGGCCAAGGTCAAGGCGGTCACCGCCAAATGGCTGAGCCGTCCGGTCTATGCGCTCGATATCGTACCCGGGCCGCGCGACGCCTATGAGGAAGCTGCGGCGCCGCCGAAGCCGGTCGCCGCCGCTGCCGACGTACCGGCCAAGGGAACGCGCGGCGGGGTGCCGGCATCGGGATCGATCGCCGACCTGGCGTTCCCCAAGGTCGAGCGCGCGACGCTCGCGAACGGCATGACGCTCGTCTACGCACAGCGCGCCACGACGCCGGTGACGCGCGTCGCGATCAGCTTCGACGCCGGCGTCGCCGCCGACGTGCCGACCGCGCTCGGCACGCAGCAGTTGACGCTCAATACGATGAGCGCCGGCACGACCAGCCTCAGCGCGCTCGAATATGCGCAGGCCCGCGATCGTCTGGGCGCCGATATCGGCAGCGGGTCGTCGTTCGACCGCACGACGTTCAGCCTCGACGTGCCGAGCGCGAACCTGGCACCCGGCGTGGCGCTGTTCGCCGATGTGTTGCGCAATCCGGCCTTCGCGCCGGGCGAGGTCGAGCGGATCAAGAACCAGCAGCTTACCGGGATCGCGTCCGAACTGACCAACCCCAACGCGCTCGCGTTCCGCGCGGTGCCGTTGTTGGCATATGGCCCGGCCTCCCCCTACGCGAAAGCGTTCGGCGGGGGCGACAGCAAGGCACTGGCAAAGCTGACCCGCGACGATCTGATCGCGTTCCGCCAGGCGTGGCTGCGCCCCGACAAGGCGACCGTGTTCGTCGTCAGCGACCGCCCGCTCGCCGAGGTCAAGGCAGCGCTCGACGCCAAGTTCGGCGACTGGAAGATGGACGGCGCCGGCGGGACCAAGGGCGACCTGAAGGCCACCGCGCCGGCGACGCCCAAGATCGTGCTGATCGACCGACCCGATTCGCCGCAGTCGGTGATCGTCGGGATCGTCCCGACCGGGCTGGTCGGGACCGACGAACTGTTGCCGGTAATCGCCGCCAATGATGGCTTGGGCGGCGGCTTCCTGGGCCGGATCAACATGGACCTGCGCGAGGACAAGCATTGGTCGTACGGCGCGGGCGGGTTCTTCCAGCGCGCGGCGGGGGCCACGCCCTATATCGTCTCGGCCGGGGTACAGGCCGATCGCACGGGCGATTCGCTGACCGCGGTGATGGGCGACATGGCGGGGTACCTCGGCGACAAGCCGATGACGCAGGTCGAATATGACCGCGCGATCGCGGGATCGATTCGCTCGCTGCCGGGCGGGTTCGAAACCTCGCGCGCGGTGCTCGGCGCGATGCAGAACAACATTTTGTACAAGCGTCCCGACGACTATTATGCGGGCATCGCGGCACGCTATCGTGCGCTCACTTTGCCCCAACTCCGTAGCGTCATGGCGTCCGCGCTCGACCCCAAGAAGCTGGTCTGGGTCGTCGTCGGCGACGCCAAGACGGTGCGGGCGCAGCTTGACAAGGTCGGGCTGCCTGTCGAGGTCGTTCCAGCCGCGTCGCTCGGCGCGCGCTGA
- a CDS encoding penicillin acylase family protein has product MLRKIGLGLVILIVLTAIFLATWEPLTAATADAPPPHKYDVTIARDTWGVPHIYGKTDPDVAYGIAYAHAEDDFSTLESVLAMTRGRLGALEGAKGAEGDFALNFVDARATVDRDYDKQPADVRALLDGYASGLNAYAARHPGEVRLARLFPVNGRDVATGFVMRSPFFFGLDGTLGALVGDKPLPPEKAPPENYPPTTAPAASTADERPNGSNAFVVAPKRTPDGATRLVSNSHQPWDGPVAWYELVVHSQTGWNFAGAMFPGAPYPLLGHNETLGWTNTVNRPDLIDVYKLKMNAGGDQYSYDGQWRPLEKHLIWLRVKLWGPFVLPVPKYVYRAVQGPVVVNKSGAFAVRYGGADQLRMVEEYYRLTRARTFDEWQQALAMQGIPATNFLYADAAGNIAYFYNASFPNRKPGYDYATVLPGDTSRDYAPGTVPWKMVPRNVNPASGFLVNANSTPYLSAGPGSELNPADWSPLLGVETDTTNRDNRALELMTATPKVSAEAMRAIKFDTGVSRNGWAGKWFADMLAVDPRGDATLTEALSVLRQWDWNADGKGPADSLAVILMRAGQAWHYRRQPEPDPRAALLKAASYLKQHFGRIDVPLGTVLRLRRGNVDLPLDGGPEILRAASTWDEAPDGRLVVNHGDSFVMFVTWLKGRVQSESIQPYGAASTRPTSPHYADQAKWFVAHRLKPVLFYSRDLNGNIERLYRP; this is encoded by the coding sequence ATGTTGCGCAAGATCGGACTGGGCCTCGTCATACTGATCGTGCTGACCGCGATCTTCCTCGCGACGTGGGAGCCGCTGACCGCCGCCACCGCCGACGCTCCGCCGCCGCACAAATACGACGTGACGATCGCGCGCGACACGTGGGGCGTGCCGCACATCTACGGGAAGACCGATCCCGACGTCGCGTACGGCATCGCCTACGCGCATGCGGAGGACGATTTCTCGACGCTGGAAAGCGTGCTGGCGATGACGCGCGGGCGGCTCGGCGCGCTGGAGGGGGCGAAGGGCGCGGAGGGCGATTTCGCGCTGAACTTCGTCGATGCGCGCGCGACGGTGGATCGCGATTACGACAAGCAGCCGGCCGATGTCCGCGCGCTGCTCGACGGCTATGCGTCGGGCCTCAACGCCTATGCCGCGCGTCATCCGGGCGAGGTGCGGCTGGCGCGATTGTTCCCGGTCAACGGACGCGACGTCGCGACGGGGTTCGTGATGCGATCGCCGTTCTTCTTCGGGCTGGACGGGACGCTCGGCGCGTTGGTCGGCGACAAGCCGCTCCCGCCCGAAAAGGCGCCGCCCGAAAACTATCCGCCGACCACCGCCCCGGCTGCCTCGACCGCCGACGAGCGGCCCAACGGCTCGAACGCGTTCGTCGTCGCGCCGAAGCGGACGCCCGACGGTGCGACGCGACTGGTGTCGAACTCGCACCAGCCCTGGGACGGGCCGGTCGCATGGTACGAACTCGTCGTTCATTCGCAGACCGGTTGGAATTTCGCCGGCGCGATGTTCCCCGGGGCGCCGTATCCGCTACTCGGGCATAACGAGACGCTGGGCTGGACCAACACGGTCAACCGGCCCGATCTGATCGACGTCTACAAGCTCAAGATGAACGCGGGTGGCGATCAGTACAGCTATGATGGCCAGTGGCGGCCGCTGGAAAAGCATCTGATCTGGCTGCGCGTGAAATTGTGGGGGCCGTTCGTCCTGCCCGTGCCGAAATACGTCTATCGCGCGGTCCAAGGCCCGGTGGTGGTCAACAAATCGGGCGCGTTCGCGGTGCGCTACGGCGGTGCCGACCAGCTCAGGATGGTCGAGGAATATTACCGCCTCACGCGTGCCCGCACGTTCGACGAGTGGCAGCAGGCGCTGGCGATGCAGGGCATTCCGGCGACCAACTTCCTCTATGCCGACGCCGCAGGGAACATTGCCTATTTCTACAATGCGAGCTTCCCCAACCGGAAGCCGGGCTACGACTATGCGACCGTGCTGCCCGGCGATACGTCGCGCGACTATGCGCCGGGGACGGTGCCGTGGAAGATGGTGCCGCGGAACGTGAATCCGGCGTCGGGTTTCCTCGTCAACGCCAATTCGACGCCGTATCTGTCGGCGGGGCCGGGGAGCGAACTCAACCCGGCGGACTGGTCGCCGCTGCTGGGGGTCGAGACCGACACGACCAACCGCGACAACCGCGCGCTCGAACTGATGACCGCGACGCCCAAGGTCAGCGCCGAGGCGATGCGCGCGATCAAGTTCGACACCGGGGTCAGCCGAAACGGCTGGGCGGGGAAATGGTTCGCCGACATGCTGGCGGTCGATCCCAGGGGCGACGCCACGCTGACCGAGGCGCTGAGCGTGCTGCGTCAATGGGACTGGAATGCCGACGGCAAGGGTCCGGCGGATTCGCTCGCGGTGATCCTGATGCGCGCGGGGCAGGCGTGGCATTATCGCCGCCAGCCCGAACCCGATCCGCGTGCAGCGTTGCTCAAGGCCGCGAGCTATTTGAAGCAGCATTTCGGCCGGATCGACGTCCCGCTCGGCACGGTACTGCGGCTGCGGCGCGGCAACGTCGATCTGCCCCTCGACGGCGGCCCCGAAATTCTGCGCGCCGCCTCGACCTGGGACGAAGCGCCCGACGGCCGGCTGGTGGTCAATCACGGCGACAGTTTCGTGATGTTCGTCACCTGGCTGAAGGGGCGCGTGCAGTCCGAATCGATCCAGCCCTACGGTGCCGCCTCGACCCGCCCGACCTCGCCGCATTACGCCGATCAGGCCAAATGGTTCGTCGCGCATCGGCTCAAACCGGTGCTGTTCTACTCGCGCGATCTCAACGGAAATATCGAACGGCTTTACCGGCCTTAA
- the clpB gene encoding ATP-dependent chaperone ClpB: MNLEKFTDRAKGFLQSALTVAIRNNNQQIAPEHILKALLEDEQGLAAGLIQQAGGDPRKASAETDLAIAKIPAVSGSGAQSQPGLNNDSVRVLDQAEEIAKKAGDSFVTVERLLVALALSLNTAAGKALKAAGVTPEGLNAAINALRGGRTADTAGAEDRYDALKKFARDLTQVARDGKLDPVIGRDEEIRRTIQILARRTKNNPALIGEPGVGKTAIAEGLAIRIANGDVPDTLKDRRLMSLDLGSLIAGAKYRGEFEERLKGVLDEVKAADGDVILFIDEMHQLIGAGKTDGAMDASNLLKPALARGELHCVGATTLDEYRKYVEKDPALQRRFQPVFVGEPTVEDTISILRGLKEKYELHHGVRITDAALVSAATLSNRYITDRFLPDKAIDLMDEAASRIRMEVESKPEEIETLDRRIIQLKIEREALKKESDAASKDRLATLEGDLANFEQQSAELTARWQAEKDKIGAEAKLKEQLDAARVALDQAQRAGDLAKAGELSYGTIPQLEKQLAEAQGSTKGAMLREEVTAEDIAAVVARWTGIPVDRMMEGEREKLLQMEEQLGKRVIGQAEAVRAVSTAVRRARAGLQDPNRPLGSFLFLGPTGVGKTELTKALAEFLFDDASAMVRIDMSEFMEKHSVARLIGAPPGYVGYEEGGVLTESVRRRPYQVVLFDEVEKAHGDVFNVLLQVLDDGRLTDGQGRTVDFTNTIIVLTSNLGSQFLTSLGDGEDVATVEPQVMEIVRAHFRPEFLNRLDEIVLFHRLGQSEMAPIVDIQVARVGKLLADRKIAIDLTPAARDWLGRVGYDPVYGARPLKRAVQRYLQDPLADLILRGDVKDGQTVAVDEGDGKLSLSVS; this comes from the coding sequence ATGAACCTCGAAAAATTCACCGACCGCGCGAAGGGCTTTCTTCAATCGGCGCTGACCGTCGCGATCCGCAACAACAACCAGCAGATCGCACCCGAACATATTCTCAAGGCGCTGCTGGAAGACGAGCAGGGCTTGGCGGCCGGCCTGATCCAGCAGGCGGGCGGCGATCCCAGGAAGGCATCGGCCGAAACCGATCTCGCGATCGCCAAAATCCCCGCCGTGTCGGGTTCGGGCGCGCAAAGCCAGCCCGGCCTCAACAACGACAGCGTCCGCGTGCTCGACCAGGCCGAGGAGATCGCGAAGAAAGCGGGCGACAGCTTCGTTACTGTCGAGCGGCTGTTGGTCGCACTGGCGCTGAGCCTCAACACCGCGGCGGGCAAGGCGCTGAAAGCCGCGGGCGTCACGCCGGAAGGCCTCAACGCCGCGATCAACGCCTTGCGCGGTGGACGCACCGCCGACACCGCGGGGGCCGAGGATCGGTACGACGCGCTCAAGAAATTTGCCCGCGATCTCACGCAAGTGGCGCGCGACGGCAAGCTCGACCCCGTCATCGGCCGCGACGAGGAAATCCGCCGCACGATCCAGATCCTCGCGCGCCGCACCAAGAACAACCCTGCGCTGATCGGCGAACCCGGCGTCGGCAAGACCGCGATCGCCGAAGGCCTCGCGATCCGCATCGCCAATGGCGACGTGCCGGATACGCTGAAAGACCGGCGATTGATGTCGCTAGACCTCGGTTCGCTGATCGCAGGCGCCAAATATCGCGGCGAGTTCGAAGAGAGACTCAAGGGCGTACTAGACGAAGTTAAAGCCGCCGACGGCGACGTCATCCTCTTCATCGACGAAATGCATCAGCTGATCGGCGCCGGGAAGACCGACGGCGCGATGGACGCGTCCAACCTGTTGAAGCCGGCGCTCGCGCGCGGCGAACTGCATTGCGTCGGCGCGACCACGCTCGACGAATATCGCAAATATGTCGAGAAGGATCCGGCCCTCCAACGGCGCTTCCAGCCGGTTTTCGTCGGCGAACCGACGGTCGAGGACACGATCTCGATCCTGCGCGGGCTGAAGGAGAAATACGAGCTGCACCACGGCGTGCGGATCACCGACGCGGCTTTGGTGTCGGCGGCGACCCTGTCGAACCGCTACATCACCGACCGCTTCCTGCCCGACAAGGCGATCGACCTGATGGACGAAGCGGCGTCGCGCATCCGGATGGAGGTGGAGTCGAAGCCCGAGGAGATCGAGACCCTCGATCGCCGCATCATCCAGCTCAAGATCGAGCGCGAGGCGTTGAAGAAGGAGAGCGATGCGGCGTCGAAGGATCGGCTGGCGACGCTCGAAGGCGACCTTGCGAACTTCGAGCAGCAATCGGCCGAACTGACCGCGCGCTGGCAGGCGGAGAAGGACAAGATCGGCGCCGAAGCGAAGCTAAAGGAGCAGCTCGACGCCGCGCGGGTCGCGCTCGATCAGGCGCAGCGCGCGGGCGACTTGGCCAAGGCGGGCGAGCTGTCCTACGGCACCATCCCGCAACTCGAAAAGCAATTGGCCGAGGCGCAAGGTTCGACCAAGGGCGCGATGCTGCGCGAGGAAGTCACCGCCGAGGACATCGCGGCGGTCGTCGCGCGCTGGACCGGCATCCCGGTCGACCGGATGATGGAGGGCGAGCGCGAGAAGCTGCTCCAGATGGAAGAGCAACTCGGCAAGCGCGTCATCGGGCAGGCCGAAGCGGTGCGCGCCGTCTCGACCGCGGTGCGCCGTGCGCGTGCCGGGTTGCAGGATCCCAACCGGCCGCTCGGCTCGTTCCTCTTCCTCGGCCCGACCGGCGTCGGCAAGACCGAACTGACCAAGGCCCTTGCGGAATTCCTGTTCGACGACGCCTCCGCGATGGTCCGGATCGACATGAGCGAGTTCATGGAGAAGCATTCGGTCGCGCGGCTGATCGGCGCGCCTCCGGGCTATGTCGGTTATGAAGAAGGCGGCGTCCTAACCGAATCGGTTCGCCGCCGCCCCTATCAGGTGGTGCTGTTCGACGAGGTCGAGAAAGCGCATGGCGACGTGTTCAACGTGCTGCTGCAGGTGCTCGACGACGGCCGGCTGACCGACGGTCAGGGGCGCACGGTCGATTTCACCAACACGATCATCGTGCTGACCTCGAACCTCGGCTCGCAATTCCTCACCAGCCTGGGTGACGGCGAGGATGTCGCGACGGTCGAGCCGCAGGTGATGGAGATCGTCCGCGCGCATTTCCGCCCGGAATTCCTCAACCGGCTCGACGAGATCGTGCTGTTCCACCGGCTCGGCCAGAGCGAAATGGCGCCGATCGTCGATATTCAGGTCGCGCGCGTCGGCAAGCTGCTGGCGGATCGTAAAATCGCGATCGACCTGACTCCGGCGGCGCGCGACTGGCTCGGTCGCGTCGGCTACGACCCGGTCTATGGCGCGCGTCCGTTGAAGCGCGCGGTGCAGCGTTATCTGCAGGATCCACTCGCCGACCTGATCCTACGCGGCGACGTGAAGGACGGTCAGACGGTCGCGGTCGACGAAGGCGATGGGAAGCTCAGCCTCAGCGTCTCCTGA